The Deltaproteobacteria bacterium GWA2_45_12 genome includes the window GCATCCTTCTTTTTTTCCCCGTCCTTTTTGCCGTGGCGACCCTTGTATTTTTCCTTTTGCGCCTCATCCCCGGGGATCCGGTTGATTTTATTTTGGGGGAAAATGCCCTTCAAACAGAAAGGCAGGCATTGGTCTCACAGCAGCATTTTGATGATCCATTGCCCCAACAGTATTTTTATTTTTTAACCCAATTGGCCCAGGGCCGTTTGGGGAAATCCTATTTTTCAAGCCAGTCGGTTGAACAACTTATTTGGCAGCGCTATCCGGCCACGCTTTTTTTGGCGGGCACGGCCATTTTGTGGGCCTTGGTATTTGCCATCCCGTTGGGGGTTTTTTGCTCCATCAAAAAAGGAAAATTCATTGATCGCGTCATGGCTGTTTTTTCAGTGATGGGCATTTCGATTCCCACGTTTTATCTGGGGCCGCTCTTGGTTCTTCTTTTTGCCATCAAATTAGACTGGCTTCCTGTATCCGGGCGCGACCTTCCCGGTTCCTTTGTCCTTCCCAGCCTCACTTTGGGTTTGGCCATGGCGGCGCTTCTAACCCGCATGACGCGAGCTTCGATGATCGAAGTGCTCTCCCGGGATTATTTGCGCACGGCCAGGGCCAAGGGCTTAAGTGGGGGGATTGTGCTCATCAAACACGGCCTGCGTACGGCGCTACTTCCGGTTGTGGCCATTTTGGCGCTGCAATTGGGGACACTGCTTGCCGGTGCGGTCATTACGGAAAAAGTTTTTTCGTGGCCGGGGATTGGCAGTTTCATGTTGGAAGCCATTTCAAAGCGGGATTATGCCGTGGTGCAAGGGTGTATCATGGTCATTGCCATCACTTATGTGTTGGTGAATTTGTTGGCTGATTTATTGTACACAAAGCTTGATCCAAGGATCGAACTGAAATGAAAACTTTTCTAACGGTGATGATTGTTTTTTTGATCGTAACAGCTCTTTTGGGGCCGGTGCTTAGTTCTTATAATCCCCATGAAATAAAATTGGATTCCATTCTGCAAACACCATCTTCCCTGCACTGGCTGGGGACCGATGAAAATGGCCGTGATATTTTAAGCCGTGTCTTGTATGGGGCCCGTGTCTCGTTAAGCTTGAGTATTTTGGTGACAAGCATTTCTCTTG containing:
- a CDS encoding glutathione ABC transporter permease GsiC (with GsiABD is involved in the transport of glutathione into the cell), which codes for MLTYLFKRILLFFPVLFAVATLVFFLLRLIPGDPVDFILGENALQTERQALVSQQHFDDPLPQQYFYFLTQLAQGRLGKSYFSSQSVEQLIWQRYPATLFLAGTAILWALVFAIPLGVFCSIKKGKFIDRVMAVFSVMGISIPTFYLGPLLVLLFAIKLDWLPVSGRDLPGSFVLPSLTLGLAMAALLTRMTRASMIEVLSRDYLRTARAKGLSGGIVLIKHGLRTALLPVVAILALQLGTLLAGAVITEKVFSWPGIGSFMLEAISKRDYAVVQGCIMVIAITYVLVNLLADLLYTKLDPRIELK